Part of the Candidatus Bathyarchaeota archaeon genome is shown below.
CATGTTTGTTTCGTCTGGTTCCGCTAAGTTAATCCATTCGGCTGAGAATAAATCTGGACGAGTCGAATATCTGAGGTGGTTTAATGGGATTCGATGAAGAGGTATGGAGTCTATTGAGGAAGATTCCGAAGGGGAGGGTCACAACATATAAGTTAGTGGCTGAAGCCATGGGGTCCAAGGCTTACAGAGCTGTTGGGAATGCTTGTAGGAGAAACCCATACTCACCAACTGTGCCCTGCCACAGGGTTGTAAAGTCTGATGGGAGGGTAGGTGGTTTCGGCGGGGAGGTCTCTGGAAGAAATGTTGAG
Proteins encoded:
- a CDS encoding MGMT family protein, whose translation is MGFDEEVWSLLRKIPKGRVTTYKLVAEAMGSKAYRAVGNACRRNPYSPTVPCHRVVKSDGRVGGFGGEVSGRNVERKIRMLRMEGVEVRDGRVLNFSEILFKFRQV